ACTTCTCATTGTGGTCCACAAGGATCACTTTCTTCTTACTCACATCCATGAACCGCCGCCTGGATATAAAGCCCTTGAACCGCCCGTGCCGGTCCAGTATCGGGAAATCACGGAATTTCTTCTTCGTCATCACCTCTTTGATATCTTCCACATAATCACTCATACGGAACGTCGTGAGAGGCCCCTGGCTCATAAAATGCTTCACCGGTATGCTCTGGTTGATCAGTCTCGCCGCGGTGAACGTGTCGTGGGGTGTGCTGATTATGACAATGCTCTGCTCTTCTGCTTTCAGGATAAGTTCCTCCGGCACCTCAGCCCCCTGACACACTACGATGCAGCTTGCGTCCACATCCACGGCGCACGCCTGTGACTCATACCGGTTGCCGAGTATCACGAGATCATCCTTCTCGATAAATTCTGCCATCAGATCCGGGTTGGATGCCCCGATGGCCACCTTCCCTTTCGTAAAATATCCGTGTTCATTCCCTGTGACAAGCCTGCCGTCCAGCGTCCTGATAATGTTCTTGTACTGCGTCTTGGCCTTGGACAGGATCGTACTGTCATACACCTCCATGTAGGAAGTGGCGATATCCCCGGTAGAGATGACCCCCACCAGCTCATCCTCCTTCAGCACAGGGATCGTCTTTACATTATTCGCCTTCATCTTTGCCCACGTATCCTTGATGGACACATTTGGCGCAACCCCGTCTATTTTGTGTATATCCATATCTTTAACCTGAAGCTTTACATTTGACAGAAGCGCCGGAGGCTCCACACCGAACTTCTCCAGCACATAATGTGTCTCCTCATTGATCTGTCCGGCTCTTCTGGCAACATACTCTTCCCCGGTGATCTCTTTTTTCAAATACGCATATGCGATAGCGGAACAGACCGAGTCCGTATCCGGATTCTTATGCCCGACCACATACACTTTCCCAGCTTTTTTTCCCATGGTTTCACTCCTTGCAAATTGACCTCTAATAGTAAGAGTGCCATTTTTTGCAGTTTTCGTCAACCTAATTTTTCCACATATATGTTTTTTTCTTTGAACATCCTGTACCTTTTATGCTATACTATTAATAATGTCACATGTCAGACAGTGCGGACCCTGCGGGGCCGCATATTATATGTTAGAAAGGATTTTACTATGAGCGAAGAATTATTACATGATGAAGCAGTAAACGAGCCGCAGACGATGGCGGATCTGGAGGCGCATTTTGACGATGCCAATCCGTGGAATGTCGTAAAGAACTACATGGAAAAAGGCACTGTTCTCCCGGTAAAGATCGAAGGGATCGTAAATGGGGGCGCCATTGCGATGGTGGAAGGCCTGCGCGGATTCATTCCCGCATCCAAGCTCTCCTTGTCTTATATCGAAGATCTGGAGACCTATCTCTTAAAAGATATCGAAGTACAGGTCATTGACGTTGACCAGGCAAACAACCGGCTTGTATTATCTGCCCGCGAGATTCTCAAGGAAAAGGAACGAAAAGAAAAAGAGGCGAAGATCGCAAGCGTTAAGATCGGCAGCGTGGTAAAGGGCACGGTGGAAAGCCTCCAGAACTACGGAGCTTTTGTTCGTCTCGAAGACGGTCTCTCCGGTCTCGTGCACGTATCCCAGATAAGCCAGAAGCGCGTAAAAGCGCCAAAGGATGTGCTCAACACAGGCGATGAGGTCACAGTTAAGATCATCGGGCTCAAAGACGGCAAGATAAGCCTCAGCATGAAAGCCCTCGAAGAAGTGAAAGAAGAAGTTGAGGAAAAGGTCGATATTCCCAAATCCGAAAATATCGGTACAAATCTCGGCGACTTATTCAAGAACATCAAATTATAAAGAACAGGCGGGACTTAATGGTCCCGCCTTAAATATTTATCAACTATCTTTGCCGCGTCTTCCACGCATTTTACACAGCAGGCAAGCGGCTGGCCGCCTTCCTCTGTCTTCAGGTCCCGGCAGTAGAGGGAATGGTTTTTTTCTTTAAATTCCTCCGCCGCCTCCAGTATACTGTCGTATGTTTCCAGCTTCGTGGTCTTCGGATTTTCCATATCTCCCGCGCTCTTTGCAAGACTTATGACGAGAAACATTCCCACAACCGCGCCGCACGTATCCTTAAGTCCGCCCATACCGGAACCAAAGCCTTCCGTCATCCTGAACACATCTTCTTCCTTTACGCCCAGTTCCTCACAATACGCGCAGGCCACTGCCTGGCAGCAGTTGTAGTCCTTTCTGAATTTCTCAACCGCTGTATGCTTATCTGCTGTCATATTCTTCCTCCTTTGCAGAACAGATCCAATTACTGACCTGGCTTGACGCGGGCAAGGTCTTCAAGCCATGACGCCGCGCACGCGTCGCTCGGCATGCGCCAGTCGCCCCTCGGAGAAAGCGCGACCGTCCCGACTTTCGGCCCGTCCGGCAGACAGGACCGCTTAAACTGCTGACCGAAAAACCGCCGGTAAAATGTCTCCAGCCATTTCAGTATGGTGATATTGTCATATTCGCCCTCAAACGCCAGCCTGGCTATTCTGTATATCTTACTTGGTTCATATCCGAAACGGATCATATAATACAAAAAGAAATCGTGCAGTTCGTACGGCCCCACCAGATCCTCTGTCTTCTGAGCGATCTCTCCGTCTTTTGGCGGAAGCAGTTCCGGACTGACCGGCGTGTCCAGCACATCGTACAATATAGCCTTAAGCTCCTCATCCCCGCACGTATCCGCGTAATAATGCACGAGATGTCTGACGAGTGTCTTCGGAACAGACGCATTCACCCCGTACATGGACATATGGTCTCCATTGTACGTCGCCCATCCAAGGGCCAGCTCAGACATGTCCCCTGTACCGATCACGAGTCCGCCGGTCTGATTGGCAATATCCATCAATACCTGCGTCCGCTCTCTCGCCTGGGCATTCTCGAATGTGACGCTGTGATCCTCCGGGTCATGGCCGATATCCTTAAAGTGCAGGCTCACCGAGTCGGCGATCGGAACTTCACGAAGCACGGCTCCAAGCTTCTGCGACATCCTGCACGCATTCTGGTACGTCCGGTCCGTCGTTCCGAAACAGGGCATCGTCACCGCCGTGATGCCCTTCCGGCTAAGCTGAAGGGCATCAAACGCCTTTGCTGTCACAAGCAGCGCAAGCGTTGAGTCCAGACCGCCCGATATACCTACTACGGCGCTGCTGCACCTGGCGTGTGCCAGACGCTTTTTAAGTCCCATCGCCTGAATGGTAAGTATTTCTTCACACCGTCTTGCCCTCTCTTCTCCCGCCCCCGGCACGAACGGCCTGGACGGAAACGTCCTCGTGAGCACTGTATCAGTCTCCTCAATATAAAACGGGATCCTGAATAGCTTTCTCTCCCCGGATGTCTGGAACGTCGTGTTCTTCCTCCGTTCACCTGCGATACGATTTACATCGATCTCTGAACAGATCACTCCGTTTTCAAAACGGCGGCCTGACCGGAGCACCGTGCCGTTCTCCGCAATGATATTATGTCCTCCGAACACGAGATCCGTCGTGGATTCTCCCTCACCTGCGTTGGCATATACATATCCGCTGATCAGCCTTGCGGACTGCCCTTCGATCAGACTTTTCCGGTAAGACTCCTTTCCGACCGTCTCATCGCTGGCCGAGCAGTTGACGATGATCGTCGCCCCTTCCCGCGCCGCTTCAATGCTTGGAGGCACCGGCGACCAGACGTCCTCGCATATCTCCGCGGAAACGACGAGACTGTCCATGACCGTTGACTCGAACAAAAGCTGCGGCCCGAAGGGAATGACCTGACCGTCAAACAGGATCTCCCTTGCCTCCTTTGGCCCCTGGCGGAACTGCCGCATCTCGTAAAACTCACCGTAATTTGGCAGAAATGTCTTCGTCGTAAGTCCCAGTACAGCTCCCCGGTTGAGGGCGGCCGCAACATTATAAAGCTCCCCGTCCACCGAAAGCGGCAGGCCGACGAACACGAGCGCGTCCTTGTCCTTCGCAAAACCGGCGATCCGGTGCAGCGCGCTCCTTGCATCCGTCAGAAGTATATCCTGCGTGAACAAGTCGCCGCACGTATATCCTGTGACGCAGAGTTCCGGAAACACAATGATCTTTGCCCCTTCGTCTGCCGTCTCCTCTATCAGTCTGCATATCTGCTCCGTATTATATGCCACATCTGCCACCCGGATATCAGGGGTAGCCGCTGCCACCTTAACAAATCCCTGTCTCATGATCTTCCTCCGTCCAAACGTTTTTTCTTATCTGCTGCGTTTTATGATCTCTTTTAATTCCTCTATCGTGTAATTGTAGGCGGCGCCGCAGAAATGACATTTTACCTCGATGTCTTCACCGTCGCCGATCATCTCTTCGAGTTCTTTTCTGCCGATACTTGCAACTGCCTTTTCCACACGTTCTTTTGAACAGTCACAATAGAACTGTGTCGGTACCGTGTCTGTGATCTCCAGGCCCAGATCCCCGAGCAGTTCCCCGAGCAGCTGTTCCGGAGAATACCCTCTGTCGAGAAGTTCCGTCACTGACGTCACCTTTTTCAGGTTCTCTTCCAGCCGGCTTATCGTCTCCTCTTTGGCAAAAGGCATGAGCTGTATGATAAAGCCTCCTGCACACCGCACCGTATTGTCGTGATTCATCAGCACGCCCAGGCCGACCGAGGACGGCACCTGCTCCGAATTGGCAAAATAATATGTCAGATCTTCCGCGATCTCGCCTGATACGAGAATCGTCTGCCCCACGTACGGCTCTTTGAGTCCCATGTCCTTGATCACCTGCAGAAGACCGATACCGACCGCTCCTCCTACGTCCAGTTTGCCGTTTTTCGCAGGCAGCATGACGTCCGGGCTGTTGACATATCCTTTTACATGAGCGCTGCTGTCCGCCGTCACCGTGATGCCTCCAAGGGGGCCGTCCCCCCTGACCTGCAGCGTCAGTACATCTGACTCATTCTTCATCATGCTTCCCATCATGGCCCCTGCAGTCAGAAGCCTTCCGAGCGCGGCCGTTGCCACAGGGCTCGTGTTATGGTACGCCCTTGCCGTCTCTGTCATCTCTGCCGTCGTCGCGGCGAACGCTCTTATCTGGCTGTCTGCCGCTGTAGCTCTTACAATATAGTCCTTCATCTATGTTCTGTTCCTTTCTTTTATTTCCCCTGTTCCTGTGCAATGACGCAGATCCGTTCACTCGAACAAAGCGGCGCGTCTTCTGTGTACGCGTCATACGCCGCCAGACAGATAAGCCCGGCCCTTTTCAGTAATGACTGTATCTGCTCAAGCGTATAGCCTCTCTGGTAATGTGTCTCCTGATATTTCCGGTACAGAGGGCTGTCTTCCTCCTGGACAAAAAGTGTCAGCTCATATTCATTGATCTGCTGTTCCCGGTCATAATAATTATCCCAGATAAAACTGCACTCTTCCCGGTCTTCGGCTATGATCCTGCTGCCGAGTATCTCCCTGTATTTATATTCTGTATTAAAGTCAAAGAGAAAGATACCGTGCGGATCCAGATAGTTGTTGACGAGCCGGAATACTTCAAGCAGATCTTCCGGGTCTGTGACGTAGTTGATGGAATCACATGCGCTTATCACCGCGCGCACCGTACCGTACAGTTCAAATTCCCGCATATCCTGCAGCAGGTAAAGTATGGAATGCCCGCTCACAGAGCGCTTGTCCATGGCAATCTGGAGCATGTCCTCCGAGTTGTCGGCCCCGATCATATCATATCCCTGGTCAGCCAGAAGTTCTGTCATGCTTCCCGTACCGCAGCCCAGTTCCAGCACGATGCCTTCCTCTATCCCGTATTTACTTAAGATTCCCACTATATACTCCGCCCATTCTTCATAAGGAACATTGTCCATGAACGTATCATAGACCTGAGCAAAACTTGTGTACGCCTCCATCTCTTTCCTCCTTTGTCCGCTGTGTCATTTTACAATGGCACGTATATAAGTATATCACGCGGCCGACGTTTTATAAAGTAGTGATTCAGACTTCCAATAATAACGAAGGAGAGGAGGATGTATCATCCGCCTCTCCTTCGTTATTATTATACAGATCCGTTCTATTGCGCCGCCTCTGTCTCTATGACGAACTTCGTATTTCCTTCCATACCGTCCCGGATACCGCCGAACGACCTGTAGTTCTGTCCGAGCGTCATCATGGCATTGATCCTGGAGGTCACTCCTTCAATATCACCTTTGAATACTTCTGTCAGCTTATCGATGCCGTCCGCCTTGAACTCCGCCATTCCATCCGCCAGTGTTCCTGCTCCGTCTGCCAGCTGTCCAACGCCAGCCCCCATCTGGCTGCTGCCCTCTTTCAACTTGGAGGTGCCGGTGATGAGCAGGCTGCTCTTTTCATTTAAGGCCGCCGCCCCCTGCTGGAGGGCTGCCGCCCCGTTGTACAGATCCGTCGTCCCGTTTACGAGGTCGCTGCCTCCGGCGCTGAGGTCGCCGAGACCAGACTGGAGCGCAGCGGTGCCCTCCCTTAGCTTTGCGATCCCTGCCTGAAGGGAACCGGCTCCATTTGCCAATGCGCTGACGGTCTGTTTGACCGTGTCCATACTTCCCAGCTGACCGTTCACTTTATCTGCCATATTAGTCTTTATGGCGCTTTTGTATCCTGCCGCAAGGTCGGCCGTAAAGGCAGCCTGATCTGATATCAGATCCCTGGCGTCCGCCGGCAGCTGATTTACAGCCTCCTGTGCCAGCGCGTTTGCAAGCTGTTCCACCTGACCGTCGCTTATCCCTGTCGCGGATGCGCTTTGTAATTCGTTGTTCAGCTTCGTTAATCCTCCGCTCAGATTATTTATTCCTGCAGTGGCCCCGTCCTTCGGCTTATCGAACCCCGCCATCAGCGCGTCGGCTCCTGCTTTGGCGTCATTGATCCCCTGCCGGGCCTTTGCCGCTCCGTTTTTGAGCTTTGCCGCTCCGGCGGCCACCTCACTGCTTCCTCCTGCCAGCTGGCTTACGCCGCCTGCATAAGCGTTGACTCCGTCGGCCAGTTCATTGACGCCGTTTTTTAAGTCGCCTGTCTTACTGTTCAGCGTATTCACTCCGTCGGCCAATGTACTGCTCCCATCCTTCAGCTGCTCCGCAGCGCCGGACAGTTCGTCAATAGAATCTCCGAAGCTTTCAAAATCATTGACATCGCTGAGGCCGAACTTATCCAGCAGATCAGAAGATACGACTGTGATCGTCGTCCCTGCGGACGCTTTTTTGACATCCGCTGTGATCGTCACACTCTCAGGTATCTTTACATCCACATCCTGGAGGCCGAGATTTTCCGTAAGACCCGGGAACCCGAGTCCAAGTACGATATCTTTATCTGCGTCGGATACTATTTTTCCGCTGTCAACCGTGACATTTTTATATTCATCCGTCGGCAGCATCAGCGCGGTCACCATCGTGAACGGAGTGTACATCTCTACGTCTTTGCCGTCCACCTGTACGGTCTGTCTGGAATGGTTCTTATAGTCAATGTGTATCGTAAGCTTACCGGACTTCCCTTTCAGCTTTTCCGCCGGTATTTTCTTTCCGTCCAGCTTATACGTTATATTTACTTCCACCGGCAGGGCTTCCTCCGATTTACCCTGATAGTATATATCGTTTCCTTCTGCCTCCCATATGACACTTTCTTTGCCCTTCTGGGAAAATGTCTCGTCGCCTTTTACATTTTTAATGTCTTTCAGACCGGAGATATCCTCAAAGGAGCCGCTGCCCGGGTTCTTGAGCCATTCGCTCACCGTCGTGTCCGTGGCCTTTCCGGAAGCGTCCGCTTTCACATATACGGTCTCGTCTTTATACACGCCGTCTGTCTTCGTGTCTGTATCTCCGAGCGCTTCCGCTGCCGCCTCCTTAAGTGTCTCTACATCCTTATCCGCCGCTTTGACATCCGCCGCGGCCATATTGTGCCAGCAGGAGACGCCTGCCATGGAGACAGCCAGCACAAGAGCCATACTTCCTGCCATGATCTTATTCTTTCTACTCTTTCTCATTATAGATACCTCCCTGATTATTCTGCCTCTTCCGGCAGGAATCCTTTACTTGTTTTACAGATCAGTTTGTCAAATACCATGAACATCGCCGGCAGTACGCAGATGACGACGACTGTACTGATGATCGCTCCCCGGGACAACAGTGTGCAGAGCGAACTGATCATATCGATCTTGGAGTACAGTCCCACGCCGAACGTGGCGGCAAAGAAGCTGACGCCGCTGATCAGGATCGACTTCATGGACGACTGGTGGGCCAGGCTGATCGCCTCTTCCTTGGAGCGGCCGCGGCTTCGTTCCCTCTGGTAACGGCTCGTCATCAGTATGGCATAGTCCACTGTGGAGCCAAGCTGTACTGTTCCGATCACGATGCTCGCCACGAACGGAAGCTCTGTCCCTGTATAGAACGGGACCGCCATATTGACGCAGATGGCAAACTCGATGATCGCCACGAGTATCACCGGCAGTGATACGGACTTAAATACAATACAGATGATAATAAAGATCGCAATGACAGAGATCACATTTACATTTCTCATATCGCTGTCCGCTATCACCGTCAGATCCTTTGTCAGCGGCGCCTCCCCGATCACCATGGATTCCTTGTTATAACTCTTTACTATTTTATCGATCGATTTCACCTGTTCGTTCACCTCATCGGTTGCGGTCTTGTAATCCGAACAGATAAACTGTATCTCATAATTGTCACTTTGAAGCTTTGATTTTACGGCCGGCGGTATAAAATCTTCCGGCACGGACGGGCCGATCACAGACTCCATGCCGATGGCCCACTTCACGCCGTCCACAGCTTCAATCTGCTCCATCATCTTTGCTTTTTCCTTCTGGTCCATCTCATCATTTTTCAGCATGACCATATATACGTTGTTCATGTGAAAATCTTCATCCAGCTTTTTATTGGCGACCGAACTTTTCAGAGTGTCCGGAAGCCCCTTATCGATATTGTAATATACGTCGGTGTGCGCATTGCCGTAGATGGCCGGTATGAGCAGGATGAGAAAGGCTGCCAGCCATACTTTGTTGTGCCGCGTAATAAACGCGGACAGCCTGCCAAGGTCCGGCAGGATCGGTTTATGCGTCGTCCTGTCGATCCATTTGTCAAATGTAAGCACAAGGGCGGGCAGCAGCGTCACACAGCACACGACTCCAATGGCCACACCTTTTGCCATTACGATCCCGATATTTGTTCCCAGCTTAAATGTCATGAAGCAAAGCGCCACAAATCCGGCAATGGTCGTCACAGAACTTCCGACCACCGACTTGAAGGTGTTGGAAATGGCATGTGCCATGGCACGGTTCCGCTCTCCCGGGAATCTCTTTTTATTTTCCTCATAACTGTTCAGCAGGAAGATGGAATAATCCAGCGTCACCCCAAGCTGAAGCACCGCGGCAAGCGCCTTTGTAATGTATGACACATCGGACAGGAACATATTCGTTCCCATATTATAAAGAATGGCGATACCGATGCTGAGCATAAATATGAACGGCGTTATCCACGAATCCATCGTAAGCGAAAGGATGATCAGACATAGTATGACCGCGATCAGCACGTATATCGGCATCTCACTGAGCGCCAGAGACTTGATGTCCGTAACGACGCCCGACATGCCGCTCACGAAACAGTGCTTCGCGCTGATCTTCCGAAGCTGCGTCACCGCGTCCATCGTCTCATCCGAAGAAGTCGTATTGTCAAACAGCGCCACGAGCATGGTAGAGTCTCCGTTTTTGAACACCTTTTCGTACTTGGACGGGATCATCTCCATCGGAACGCTGATATCCATGAGGTCGTCATACCAGATGACATCCGCCACATGGTCCACTGATTTCATCTCTTCCTTCAGCGCCACTACATCCTTTTCATCCATCCCCTCCACGATGACCATGGAAAAGGCTCCCATCCCGAATTCGTCCACCAGGGTGTCCTGCCCTTTTACGGTCTCAAGACTGCCCGGAAGATAGCTGAGTACGTCATAGTTGATCCTCGTCATATTCATTCCGATGATAGACGGAATGATCAGAAGTAATCCCAGAACCAAAATGATATTCTTATGTTTTGCGATCCATTTACCGATTTTCACCATCATGTTGTTTTCATCCTCCCGTCCGCGCAATAATGACCATTAGTCATTTAACTCAGTTGACACTATACACCAAAAATGACCATTAGTCAATACTTATTTTGACTTTTGGTCATTTTTCTGTTATACTATGTGAAACTACTGAAAATTGTGAACGGAACAAGTACATTTAATAGTTATGCGGAGCAGGGAGAGCGTATTATGGGTAAAGTCGACGAGAATAAAAAGAAGAAAAAAGAAGCATTGTTTAACACTGCTTACGAGTTGTTTGTCACAAAGGGGATCAACGGGACTTCCATATCAGATATCGTGGAAAAAGCCGGTGTGGCTAAAGGTACGTTTTATCTTTATTTTAAAGACAAGTATGATGTGAAAAATAAGCTCATAGCCCACAAGACCCACGAACTCTTTACAAAAGCAGGAGCAGCGATGGAGGAAGCCGGTGTGGCAGGGCTTGAAGAACAGCTCATATTTATTATTGACCATATTGTAAATGAGCTGGTGGACAACAAGGCGCTCCTCAACTTTATATCCAAAAATCTTGTCATGGGCGCCCTCCGCTCGGCGCTGCTCACCGGGGAGAGCTCCGACGCCGTATTCTACGATAAGTATATGATGCTGCTTGAGAACGATTCCCACACTTACACGGACGAGGACGTAATGCTGTTCACTATCGTGGAACTGGCAGGATCTACCTGTTACAATTCCATCTTGTTTGAAGAGCCGCTTCCCATCGGACAGTATAAGCCGTTTCTGTACCGGACCGTGCGGCTCATCATTCAGAGCCACCGGACCACATAAGAGAAGAAAAGGGGACGCTGCTTTCATGATAAAGCACAGTCCCCTGTCCCGTTCTAACAGATCTGGCAAATCCACCCTTCGGGCGCTTCGATCTGTCCCATCTGGATCCCCGTCAATGTGTCATACAGTTTCTTTGTAATTGGTCCCATCTCGTCCATTCCGCTTTGGAAGCAGATATCTCTGCCGTGGTCAACGACTTTTCCTACCGGTGAGATCACGGCCGCTGTTCCGCAGAGCCCGCATTCTGCAAAGTCTTTCACCTCGTCGAGATATACTTCTCTTTCTTCCACTTCAAGCCCCAGATACTTCTCCGCCACATATAAGAGCGAACGCCTTGTGATCGACGGAAGGATCGTGTCAGACTTCGGTGTTACGACTTTATTGTCCTTTGTCACAAATATAAAATTAGCTCCTCCGGTCTCTTCCACCTTTGTCCTTGTGGCAGCATCGAGATACATATTTTCGTCGTAACCTTCTTCATGCGCGCTCATGATCGCATGAAGGCTCATGGCATAGTTAAGGCCTGCCTTGATATGTCCTGTCCCGTGCGGCGCCGCCCTGTCAAAGTCGCACACGCGGATCGTGATCGGCTTTGCTCCCCCTTTGAAATACGGTCCGACCGGGGTAGAAAAAACCCGGAACTGATATTCGTCGGCCGGTTTTACTCCAATGACCGGGTTGGAGCCGAACATATACGGTCTGATATACAGCGTAGCGCCTGAGCCGTATGGAGGCACATAAGCGGCATTGGCCTCCACGACCTGCTTCACCGCCTCCACAAACCGGTCTTCCGGAAATGCCGGCATTTCCAGTCTCCTGGCGGAATCGACCATCCGCTTTGCGTTCAGATCCGGGCGGAAGGTGACGATGTGTCCGTCTTCTGTCGTATAGGCTTTCATCCCTTCAAAGATCGTCTGCGCGTACTGGAGAACTCCGGCGCACTCATTTATGACCACATTGGCGTCGGAAGTCAGCGTACCTTCATCCCACGCCCCGTCTTTGTAGTTGGAAACGTATCTTTTTTCTGTCGGGATATATCCAAATCCCAGATTAGACCAGTCAATATTTTTCTTATCCATGTTTTCATTCCTCCGTACTGACAAAACTACTGTTTTTCTCTTTACTAATTATAATACTGCGCCGCTCAAAATTCAAGAGTGCACTCTGTTTTTGCATCTGTATATTGCTATCTCTCCATCATGCTGATGGATTCTATCCCGACACTTCCGCCTCTCACGACTTCTATGCTCTGGAACTCCTCTTTCATCAGTTTGATGACCGCGTCGTTCTTTGTGGCCGTCTGGACGAATTCCAGGAGCAGACTGTCTTTGCCGTAATCGATGACCTTTGCCTTGAATGTCTCCGCGATCTGAAACAGTTCTACCTTGTCTTCCGGCGTACATTTCCTCACCTTCACATACAGGATCTCCTTCATTCTTACAAAGATATCTGTGAAGTCTATGACCTTTATAACTTCCACGAGCCGGTTCAGCTGCTTTTTGATCTGTTCAAATGTCTCGTCGTCGCTGACCGTCGCTATTGTCATTCTGGAGACAGTCGGGTCTTCCGTCGTACCCACGGTGAGACTGTCCATATTATAGGATTTTCCGGAAAACAGCCCGGAAATTTTCGAGAGAACACCTACCTGATTCTCCACATATAGCGATATCCATCTTTTCTTCATACCAGTTCCATTACTCATCGTCCTCTCTCCTTTCTAACAGTCCAGAATCATATCTTCCAGCGTCCCGCCCGGCTGTATCATCGGGTATACCAGGTCTTCCGGGTCTATGGTAAATTCTATGATCACCGGTGTCTTCGTGCTCTTCTTAGCCTCTTCAAACGCAGCTTCTATCTCTTCCTTCTTCGTCACGCGGATCCCTTTTGCCCCGTAGCTTTCTGCAAGCTTTATAAAGTCGGGCGTATATTCCGGGCATGCCACCTCCCCGCATTTTCCTCTGCAGGCCGCGCCTGCCCGCAGGCATGTCATGGAATACCGCTTTCCGTAGAAGAGCTTCTGCCACTGCCGCACCATACCGAGATTATTGTTGTTAAAGATGCAGGAGATGATCGGCAGTTCTTCCAGTACCGCCGTCGCCAGTTCCTGTATGTTCATCTGCATGCCGCCGTCGCCTGATATGGAGATGACCGGAATGTCCGGATTGCCTATCTTGGCGCCGATCGCTCCCGGCAGTCCGTATCCCATCGTTCCAAGACCTCCGGACATAAGCAGGCGTTTCTTCTGCGTCAGTTCCACAAACTGTGCCGCAAACATCTGGTGCTGCCCTACGTCCGTCACTATAATGGCCTCGTCAAACATCTCATTCATCTTCTCTATAATATCCTGTGGCGTCATGATCGGCTTCTGCTTCATCGTCATCGGATGACTGCTCTTCCACTCGTTTACTTCGTCCAGCCATTCCTTTGTGCCGCACTCCGTCACATATTCCAGCATACGCTCGACAGCCTCTTTCGCATCCGCTACGATCGGCACGTCTACCTGCACGTTTCTGGATATGGCCGCCGTATCGATGTCAATATGTACGATCTGCGCGTGAGGAGCAAAGGAATGGAGCTTCCCGGTGATGCGGTCGTTAAAGCGGGTGCCGATGGAAAACAGAAGGTCGCATTCATTGACCGACATGTTCGCCGCATACGCGCCGTGCATCCCGACATTCCCCACATAG
This is a stretch of genomic DNA from [Clostridium] hylemonae DSM 15053. It encodes these proteins:
- a CDS encoding NAD(+) synthase, which produces MRQGFVKVAAATPDIRVADVAYNTEQICRLIEETADEGAKIIVFPELCVTGYTCGDLFTQDILLTDARSALHRIAGFAKDKDALVFVGLPLSVDGELYNVAAALNRGAVLGLTTKTFLPNYGEFYEMRQFRQGPKEAREILFDGQVIPFGPQLLFESTVMDSLVVSAEICEDVWSPVPPSIEAAREGATIIVNCSASDETVGKESYRKSLIEGQSARLISGYVYANAGEGESTTDLVFGGHNIIAENGTVLRSGRRFENGVICSEIDVNRIAGERRKNTTFQTSGERKLFRIPFYIEETDTVLTRTFPSRPFVPGAGEERARRCEEILTIQAMGLKKRLAHARCSSAVVGISGGLDSTLALLVTAKAFDALQLSRKGITAVTMPCFGTTDRTYQNACRMSQKLGAVLREVPIADSVSLHFKDIGHDPEDHSVTFENAQARERTQVLMDIANQTGGLVIGTGDMSELALGWATYNGDHMSMYGVNASVPKTLVRHLVHYYADTCGDEELKAILYDVLDTPVSPELLPPKDGEIAQKTEDLVGPYELHDFFLYYMIRFGYEPSKIYRIARLAFEGEYDNITILKWLETFYRRFFGQQFKRSCLPDGPKVGTVALSPRGDWRMPSDACAASWLEDLARVKPGQ
- a CDS encoding C-GCAxxG-C-C family protein; the encoded protein is MTADKHTAVEKFRKDYNCCQAVACAYCEELGVKEEDVFRMTEGFGSGMGGLKDTCGAVVGMFLVISLAKSAGDMENPKTTKLETYDSILEAAEEFKEKNHSLYCRDLKTEEGGQPLACCVKCVEDAAKIVDKYLRRDH
- a CDS encoding S1 RNA-binding domain-containing protein; the protein is MSEELLHDEAVNEPQTMADLEAHFDDANPWNVVKNYMEKGTVLPVKIEGIVNGGAIAMVEGLRGFIPASKLSLSYIEDLETYLLKDIEVQVIDVDQANNRLVLSAREILKEKERKEKEAKIASVKIGSVVKGTVESLQNYGAFVRLEDGLSGLVHVSQISQKRVKAPKDVLNTGDEVTVKIIGLKDGKISLSMKALEEVKEEVEEKVDIPKSENIGTNLGDLFKNIKL
- the hslO gene encoding Hsp33 family molecular chaperone HslO, whose product is MKDYIVRATAADSQIRAFAATTAEMTETARAYHNTSPVATAALGRLLTAGAMMGSMMKNESDVLTLQVRGDGPLGGITVTADSSAHVKGYVNSPDVMLPAKNGKLDVGGAVGIGLLQVIKDMGLKEPYVGQTILVSGEIAEDLTYYFANSEQVPSSVGLGVLMNHDNTVRCAGGFIIQLMPFAKEETISRLEENLKKVTSVTELLDRGYSPEQLLGELLGDLGLEITDTVPTQFYCDCSKERVEKAVASIGRKELEEMIGDGEDIEVKCHFCGAAYNYTIEELKEIIKRSR
- a CDS encoding class I SAM-dependent DNA methyltransferase; the protein is MEAYTSFAQVYDTFMDNVPYEEWAEYIVGILSKYGIEEGIVLELGCGTGSMTELLADQGYDMIGADNSEDMLQIAMDKRSVSGHSILYLLQDMREFELYGTVRAVISACDSINYVTDPEDLLEVFRLVNNYLDPHGIFLFDFNTEYKYREILGSRIIAEDREECSFIWDNYYDREQQINEYELTLFVQEEDSPLYRKYQETHYQRGYTLEQIQSLLKRAGLICLAAYDAYTEDAPLCSSERICVIAQEQGK
- a CDS encoding putative manganese-dependent inorganic diphosphatase — translated: MGKKAGKVYVVGHKNPDTDSVCSAIAYAYLKKEITGEEYVARRAGQINEETHYVLEKFGVEPPALLSNVKLQVKDMDIHKIDGVAPNVSIKDTWAKMKANNVKTIPVLKEDELVGVISTGDIATSYMEVYDSTILSKAKTQYKNIIRTLDGRLVTGNEHGYFTKGKVAIGASNPDLMAEFIEKDDLVILGNRYESQACAVDVDASCIVVCQGAEVPEELILKAEEQSIVIISTPHDTFTAARLINQSIPVKHFMSQGPLTTFRMSDYVEDIKEVMTKKKFRDFPILDRHGRFKGFISRRRFMDVSKKKVILVDHNEKSQAVDGIEEAEIVEIIDHHRLGSIETMGPVFFRNQPVGCTATIICQMYEEAGIKPGRTMAGLLCCAIISDTLLFRSPTCTALDEQTARKLAKIADINMEEMAKEMFNAGSSLKGKSAEDICFQDFKQFTVNDAVFGVGQINSMSREELAEIKDMLKEHLPKVLKEHNLQMIYFMLTDILGESTELMCCGTGAKAYVTDAFDLPEDSEKIILKGVVSRKKQLIPALVGVLQQ